One part of the Mariniblastus fucicola genome encodes these proteins:
- a CDS encoding sigma-54-dependent transcriptional regulator: MPKLLIIDDEPNLLYSLKKSLQTDTLEVITAATAERGIAAVRKQKPDAVILDLRLPDMSGLETFDAIHRIDARLPVIIITAFSTTETAIKATKRGAFEYLLKPVEFERLLTTVDRALETSHMSRVPAVFSLDDDNIAEPDSENTADLIVGRSESMQEVYKAIGQVAGQDVNVLILGESGTGKEMVARAIFQHSHRSQGPFLAINCAALPESLLESELFGHEKGSFTGADKRRIGKFEQVNGGTIFLDEIGDMTPATQSKILRLLQNGTFERVGSNETIQVDVRVIAATNRDLEAHVKAGDFREDLFYRLRVFLIELPALRDRRDDLRHLVEHFVRLGNRELGKNVSSISTETMDRIAQHSWPGNVRELQSAIKYALVRNVGDILVANSLPASCVSMPELVQEPDSDSTGTLDLESIRSCVAELLEKSQPEIYYHLHNEVDRILLPAVLNEVDGNQAQASELLGIARSTLRSKISDLGLTVKKGVAPDSNRKM; encoded by the coding sequence GTGCCAAAACTTCTGATCATTGATGATGAACCCAATTTGCTGTACTCGCTCAAGAAGAGTCTTCAAACCGACACACTCGAAGTCATCACCGCGGCGACTGCTGAACGTGGAATCGCCGCGGTCCGCAAGCAGAAACCGGATGCGGTAATTCTTGATTTGCGTTTACCCGACATGTCCGGTCTGGAAACGTTCGACGCAATTCATCGAATCGATGCGAGGCTGCCGGTCATTATCATCACTGCTTTTTCCACAACGGAAACTGCGATTAAAGCAACCAAACGCGGTGCGTTTGAGTATCTGTTGAAACCGGTCGAGTTTGAAAGGCTTTTGACGACCGTCGATCGTGCTCTCGAAACCAGCCACATGAGTCGCGTTCCGGCCGTGTTCAGTCTGGACGATGACAATATTGCGGAACCGGACAGTGAAAACACAGCCGATTTGATCGTCGGTCGTTCGGAGTCGATGCAGGAGGTTTACAAAGCGATCGGGCAAGTTGCCGGCCAGGACGTCAACGTGTTAATCCTGGGGGAGAGTGGAACAGGAAAGGAGATGGTGGCGCGGGCGATTTTTCAGCACAGCCACCGCAGCCAAGGGCCTTTTCTGGCGATCAACTGCGCCGCTTTGCCAGAGTCGCTTCTCGAAAGTGAACTCTTCGGTCATGAAAAAGGATCGTTCACCGGGGCTGATAAACGAAGGATCGGCAAGTTCGAGCAGGTCAACGGTGGGACAATCTTTCTGGACGAAATCGGCGACATGACGCCTGCAACTCAGTCGAAAATTCTGCGGCTGTTGCAAAACGGAACGTTTGAACGGGTCGGTAGCAACGAAACGATCCAGGTCGATGTTCGGGTTATTGCCGCGACCAATCGGGACCTCGAAGCGCATGTCAAAGCAGGAGACTTTCGTGAAGACCTGTTCTACCGTCTGCGAGTTTTCCTGATCGAGTTGCCCGCGCTTCGGGATCGACGTGATGATCTGAGGCACCTTGTGGAGCACTTTGTCCGGCTCGGCAATCGGGAGCTTGGCAAAAACGTCAGCTCGATTTCAACCGAAACGATGGACAGAATCGCCCAGCATTCCTGGCCCGGCAACGTGCGTGAGCTTCAGAGTGCAATCAAGTATGCGCTTGTTCGAAACGTCGGTGACATTCTGGTCGCCAATTCGCTGCCGGCGAGTTGCGTTTCGATGCCTGAGTTGGTGCAGGAGCCCGATTCCGATTCAACCGGGACGCTTGATCTCGAAAGCATTCGCAGTTGCGTTGCTGAGCTACTTGAGAAGAGCCAGCCCGAGATCTACTATCACCTGCACAACGAAGTTGACCGAATTTTGCTGCCCGCAGTGTTGAATGAAGTCGACGGCAATCAGGCACAAGCGAGCGAACTGTTGGGGATCGCCCGCAGTACCCTGCGTTCAAAAATCAGCGACCTTGGTCTGACCGTCAAAAAAGGCGTCGCACCGGATTCGAACAGGAAGATGTGA
- a CDS encoding sensor histidine kinase: MKLPSRRAFLPVVFGLLLLSLGLSSAWYVLHLQQQNSRILNVNVASIRAAEELEMIVREMRYELDRYLLTENRIHLSQALRNQKDANRWLEQATELSRSGKEQRLVGDIKRGLDEYFVQLHQLVDDPNAQFSAEAVERLEDETLSKQVLVAAHRYLDLNEQELEQTDQLNQSMARNLAIGIALLGTCGAIFGLQAGYSVARAINRTMFQLSVPIRDVAGKLEAVVGPVSVAADPSEQDLQSVLEVVSSRVGTVVDQLHERHHEVIRADQLAAVGKLGAGLAHELRNPLMCMRTLVQSARRSKDQAILNADDLAVLDEEITRMSGLLQKFLDFSRPGKLEFKRLELTSIIRQTVALVTSRAESRDITIDCQMPTESLATSGDETQIRQVLLNLLLNAFDAVPNGGKVAIELCDPGSENDGKADTKKCFQLTVTDNGCGLPLERNRIFEPFFSTKDLGLGLGLPISKRIIEDHGGELIGVNGDDGGAVFTVKLPPVADDSVDLTKGNETCQNF, translated from the coding sequence TCTGAATGTAAACGTGGCCAGCATTCGAGCTGCCGAAGAGTTGGAAATGATTGTTCGGGAGATGCGGTATGAACTGGACCGCTATCTGCTAACAGAGAACCGCATTCATCTTTCTCAGGCGCTGCGCAATCAGAAGGACGCCAACCGATGGCTTGAGCAAGCGACCGAGTTGTCCCGATCTGGAAAAGAGCAAAGGTTGGTCGGTGACATCAAGCGTGGCCTGGACGAATATTTCGTGCAACTGCATCAGTTGGTTGATGACCCCAACGCTCAATTTTCAGCGGAAGCCGTAGAACGACTGGAAGATGAAACGCTGTCCAAACAGGTTCTCGTTGCAGCGCATCGCTATCTTGACCTCAACGAGCAGGAGCTTGAGCAAACTGATCAGCTGAATCAATCGATGGCAAGAAATCTGGCCATCGGTATCGCCTTGCTGGGAACGTGTGGCGCGATCTTCGGACTGCAGGCCGGCTATAGCGTGGCTCGCGCGATCAACCGGACAATGTTTCAGTTGTCGGTGCCAATACGTGACGTTGCGGGAAAGTTGGAAGCTGTCGTCGGTCCGGTGAGCGTCGCCGCAGATCCGAGCGAACAGGACTTGCAATCGGTGCTTGAGGTTGTCTCCAGTCGAGTTGGAACGGTTGTGGATCAACTTCATGAAAGGCATCACGAAGTGATTCGAGCTGATCAACTGGCGGCCGTTGGAAAACTTGGCGCGGGCTTGGCTCACGAACTCCGCAACCCCTTGATGTGCATGCGGACTCTGGTGCAATCTGCCAGACGCAGCAAGGATCAGGCGATTTTGAATGCGGACGACCTGGCAGTTCTCGACGAAGAGATCACGCGGATGTCCGGACTGTTGCAAAAGTTTCTGGACTTCTCCCGGCCCGGAAAGTTGGAATTCAAGCGACTGGAACTGACCTCAATTATTCGGCAAACGGTCGCGTTGGTGACCAGCCGCGCTGAATCGCGCGACATCACTATCGACTGCCAAATGCCGACCGAGTCCCTGGCGACTTCGGGTGACGAGACTCAAATTAGACAGGTGCTGCTGAACCTGTTGCTCAACGCATTTGACGCGGTACCCAACGGTGGCAAGGTCGCGATAGAGCTTTGCGACCCTGGCTCCGAGAACGATGGAAAGGCCGATACGAAGAAATGCTTTCAACTAACGGTGACCGACAACGGTTGCGGATTGCCGCTTGAGAGAAACCGGATTTTCGAGCCGTTCTTCAGCACCAAGGATTTGGGGCTCGGGCTGGGGCTACCGATCTCCAAGCGGATCATCGAAGATCACGGAGGAGAACTGATCGGTGTAAACGGCGATGATGGAGGAGCCGTCTTTACCGTAAAGCTGCCGCCGGTTGCCGATGATTCTGTCGATTTGACGAAAGGGAATGAGACGTGCCAAAACTTCTGA
- a CDS encoding oxidoreductase produces MSKYPKVVKLKTVEDFRARLQELEIEMPVDDAILTSEQNSPLADAFKIGDFDVGNRWCIHPMEGWDANRDGTATELTERRWRRFGESGAKLIWGGEAMAVQPDGRANANQLMALESSRDSIRSLRETLESAHLEAFGTTDDLLVGAQLTHSGRFCRPNTHELEPRIAYHHPLLNEKYGIDSNDDSIVWTDEDLEKLIDAYVASAKLMSEIGFRFVDVKACHGYLLHEFLSARTRPGKFGGDLEGRSRILTTIIERIRAEIPGLMVFVRLSVFDILPYKTSQEVGQPMDSETPYQFGFGTSADDPLAYDLTEPLKLLGILKEKGVAAVNLSCGSPYYNPHIQRPAIFPPSDGYLPPEDPLVGVARQLKVVHECKTAFPDLPFVGSGYSYLQDYLPHVAQAAVRDGWVDSVGLGRMVLSFPDLPASTLSNGEMKRKLICRTFSDCTTAPRNGIVSGCYPLDKFYKDMPEGKQLVELKKAARKG; encoded by the coding sequence ATGTCGAAATATCCCAAAGTCGTCAAACTTAAGACCGTCGAAGACTTTCGTGCTCGCCTTCAGGAACTGGAGATCGAGATGCCAGTCGACGACGCGATCCTGACGTCTGAGCAGAATTCACCCTTGGCTGACGCGTTCAAGATTGGCGACTTCGACGTTGGTAATCGTTGGTGCATTCATCCGATGGAGGGCTGGGATGCCAATCGCGATGGCACGGCTACAGAGTTAACGGAACGCCGTTGGCGACGATTCGGCGAAAGTGGTGCCAAGCTAATTTGGGGCGGCGAAGCGATGGCGGTTCAGCCCGACGGTCGCGCGAACGCAAACCAGTTGATGGCGCTCGAGTCCAGCCGGGATTCGATTCGAAGCTTGCGTGAAACTTTGGAGTCCGCCCATCTTGAGGCCTTCGGCACGACCGATGACCTGCTGGTCGGTGCGCAGTTGACTCACTCCGGGCGCTTTTGCCGTCCCAACACGCATGAACTTGAGCCGCGCATCGCGTACCACCATCCGTTGCTGAACGAGAAATACGGAATCGACAGCAACGATGACTCGATCGTCTGGACCGATGAAGATCTGGAAAAGCTGATCGACGCGTACGTAGCGTCCGCAAAACTGATGAGCGAAATTGGCTTTCGATTCGTCGACGTCAAAGCCTGTCATGGCTATCTGTTGCACGAATTCCTGAGTGCACGGACTCGTCCAGGAAAGTTCGGCGGCGACCTCGAAGGCCGATCCAGGATTCTGACGACCATCATCGAAAGAATTCGTGCCGAGATCCCGGGCTTGATGGTTTTCGTTCGCCTAAGCGTTTTTGACATCCTGCCGTACAAAACGAGCCAAGAAGTTGGTCAACCGATGGATTCTGAAACGCCGTACCAATTCGGATTTGGAACATCGGCTGACGATCCGCTTGCCTACGATCTTACCGAGCCACTGAAGTTGCTTGGCATCCTGAAAGAAAAAGGGGTCGCAGCGGTCAACTTGAGTTGTGGAAGTCCGTACTACAATCCGCACATTCAACGGCCGGCAATTTTCCCGCCTTCCGATGGATACTTGCCACCAGAAGATCCGCTCGTTGGTGTGGCCAGGCAATTGAAAGTCGTGCACGAATGCAAAACGGCGTTTCCAGATCTTCCTTTCGTCGGATCAGGTTACAGCTACTTGCAGGATTACTTGCCGCATGTCGCTCAGGCTGCCGTCCGCGATGGCTGGGTTGATTCCGTTGGACTTGGCCGTATGGTGCTGTCGTTCCCTGACTTGCCGGCGAGCACTCTTTCCAATGGTGAAATGAAACGCAAGTTGATCTGCCGCACGTTTAGCGACTGCACGACTGCGCCTCGAAACGGAATCGTATCCGGTTGTTATCCGTTGGATAAATTCTACAAGGATATGCCCGAAGGAAAGCAATTGGTTGAGCTAAAGAAGGCGGCCAGGAAGGGCTAG
- a CDS encoding 3-ketoacyl-ACP reductase, with the protein MSKRVALVTGGGRGIGFGICEKLAAEGFDLVLSGRSDASKVFDAVSKLEGLGAEVLYCSGDVSSAEDRAAMLKEIDRRFGRLDVLVNNAGVAPKERADILEATEDSFEWIMKINLQGPYFLTQACANWMVEQKQANENFEGCIINIGSISATVVSPNRGDYCISKAGMGMMSSLFAARLGEFSIPVFEIRPGIIKTNMTSGVTEKYDNLINNTELLVEKRWGVPEDIGKLAAAMARGDMPYASGQVIYVDGGLTMNRL; encoded by the coding sequence ATGAGCAAGAGAGTAGCGTTGGTAACCGGCGGTGGACGCGGCATTGGTTTTGGAATCTGCGAGAAACTTGCAGCCGAAGGATTTGATCTTGTATTGAGCGGCCGTTCGGATGCATCGAAAGTTTTCGATGCGGTTTCAAAACTCGAAGGCCTGGGCGCAGAAGTTCTTTACTGTTCTGGCGACGTGTCGTCAGCCGAAGACCGTGCGGCGATGCTGAAAGAGATTGATCGTCGATTCGGACGGCTGGATGTACTGGTGAATAACGCCGGCGTTGCACCGAAGGAACGAGCCGACATCCTCGAAGCGACCGAAGACAGCTTTGAGTGGATCATGAAAATCAATTTGCAAGGGCCCTACTTCCTGACTCAGGCCTGTGCCAACTGGATGGTTGAACAGAAACAGGCCAACGAAAATTTCGAAGGTTGTATCATCAATATCGGCTCCATTTCGGCGACGGTTGTTTCCCCAAATCGCGGCGACTACTGTATTTCGAAAGCTGGCATGGGGATGATGAGCTCCCTGTTTGCGGCGCGGCTTGGCGAATTCTCCATTCCGGTTTTTGAAATCCGCCCTGGCATCATCAAAACCAACATGACTTCCGGCGTTACCGAAAAGTATGACAATCTGATCAACAATACAGAACTGTTGGTCGAAAAACGCTGGGGCGTGCCAGAAGATATCGGCAAGCTGGCTGCCGCGATGGCACGGGGTGACATGCCTTACGCATCCGGGCAAGTGATTTACGTCGATGGTGGACTGACGATGAATCGGTTGTAG
- a CDS encoding glycoside hydrolase family 88 protein, whose protein sequence is MILDTAIETKDLLPALERFWKVSAQKIELINNEYDDSQGSPVFTIEGKYSTRGWTEWTQGFQYGSEILQFDATGDTSFLEMGKRNTVEKMAPHVTHFGVHDHGFNNVSTYGNLLRLMNEGRIPESEWERNFYVMALQASSAVQAKRWTSIPSGGYIYSFNGPHSLFADTIRSLRALAIGHQLGHSIMGEHDRKTSLLERLVQHAKATAEFAVYYGEGRDFYDVWGRTAHESIFNLNDGNYRCPNSQQGFSPFTTWTRGLAWIMVGAPEQLEFLKTVDDTELEPLGGRDTIEAMLLKMTTATCDFYIENTPTDGIPYWDTGALNSHKLGEDVYERESEPFNDAEPVDSSAAAIGAQGLLRLGRYLNEPRYTQAGLTVMKTLLSDKYLSRDKSHQGLILHSVYHRPNGWDHIPDGQSVPCGESCMWGDYHARETALYIQRLANDEPYYKFYL, encoded by the coding sequence ATGATACTCGACACTGCGATTGAAACAAAAGATTTATTGCCCGCACTGGAGCGGTTCTGGAAAGTCTCTGCTCAAAAAATCGAGCTGATTAACAATGAATACGACGACTCGCAAGGATCGCCCGTCTTCACCATCGAAGGCAAGTATTCGACTCGCGGCTGGACTGAATGGACGCAAGGGTTCCAGTATGGATCCGAAATCCTGCAGTTCGATGCAACCGGCGATACGTCATTCCTGGAAATGGGAAAACGAAACACCGTCGAAAAGATGGCTCCTCACGTGACGCATTTCGGAGTCCATGATCATGGATTCAACAACGTCAGCACGTACGGAAACCTGCTGCGTTTGATGAATGAGGGACGGATTCCCGAAAGCGAATGGGAGCGAAATTTCTACGTGATGGCGTTGCAGGCATCGAGCGCTGTGCAAGCCAAACGCTGGACTTCTATTCCATCGGGCGGCTATATCTATTCCTTCAACGGGCCGCACTCGTTGTTCGCTGACACGATCCGTTCGCTGCGGGCCCTCGCCATCGGTCATCAACTTGGCCATTCGATTATGGGGGAGCACGACAGGAAAACAAGCTTGTTGGAACGGTTGGTGCAACACGCAAAGGCAACTGCGGAATTCGCAGTTTACTATGGCGAAGGCCGTGACTTTTACGATGTGTGGGGCCGGACGGCTCACGAGAGCATCTTCAACCTCAACGACGGAAACTATCGCTGCCCGAACTCGCAGCAGGGCTTCTCGCCGTTCACGACCTGGACGCGCGGCTTGGCGTGGATCATGGTTGGTGCTCCAGAGCAACTGGAGTTTTTAAAGACTGTTGACGACACCGAACTGGAACCTCTCGGGGGACGCGACACGATCGAAGCGATGTTGCTGAAGATGACCACAGCGACTTGCGACTTCTATATCGAGAATACGCCGACGGATGGTATTCCGTATTGGGACACAGGAGCATTGAACTCGCATAAGCTTGGCGAAGACGTTTACGAGCGTGAGTCGGAACCGTTCAACGATGCCGAACCGGTGGATTCTTCAGCGGCGGCGATTGGCGCGCAGGGGCTGCTTCGATTGGGGCGTTATCTCAACGAGCCCCGGTACACGCAGGCCGGTCTGACGGTGATGAAGACTCTCCTCAGTGACAAATATCTGAGCCGCGACAAATCGCACCAGGGCCTGATTTTGCATTCGGTATATCATCGGCCCAACGGTTGGGACCATATTCCGGACGGACAGTCTGTGCCGTGCGGCGAGTCGTGCATGTGGGGTGACTACCACGCTCGGGAAACTGCCCTCTATATTCAACGGCTGGCAAACGATGAACCGTACTACAAATTTTACCTGTAA